The genomic stretch GCTAGGATTTTGCTGTGAAAGATACAACGATACTGTCAATAAGCGAGAGTTAATTcgcttatatataatttttttcacaaCGGTTGAACAAAACAAACGTAGTGATatcccttttaattttttttaaaaataaacaaaaaagaaaaagcgcgccttaacattaaaggaataaaatattttatgacgCAGAGGTTCGAATCCATGAAAGCTTGATTGTATCACTACGGTGAGCTTAACAACCGTTTTTATATCCtaaaaatttttaatttaaaataaaaattagcgCCTGAGATTAAAGATATCCCATGGTGTTTGGAAGAACTGTAGTGACCTGTGCATTTTGTAGTACTGCATGCGTGGCAAAGTATCCATGATCAAGACTTGAGTCCTTTAATCTCAAGAAAGTATTCCATAATAGATCTTGAATGTTGTTtcatattgttgatgttagaacACAGAGTCAAGATTCGAACACGATCAGCTTTGGAAAAACGTTCATACAAGTCGTTCCAAGCATCAACAACATTTTCATGGAAAAAAAATAGTTGATGCAATTTGTTCACTAACTGAATTGATGATCCATGAAAGGATGAGATGATTGCATCGTTGCCATTGATCAAAATTAAGGGGAtcttcatccataatttcaatggATCCATCAATGAAAACTTCAACTTGTTGTTAGCTCCTAATGCACGTTGGATGGATCTATTCGAGGTGAGGTAGTAAGAACCATCGAGCTTTGGAGTAATGGTGTAATGTGGGTGCAGATACATCAAATAACATAAATCATCAAGGAAAGATGATGGAGGAGAAAACACTTGgagaaaaatttgaagaaaactTCAATTGCAAGGTGAGGATCGAATGAGAAGGTGAAGTGAGGATCGAATGAGATGGTGAAGTTTGTTCATTGATTATGGCTTGATaccatattaatataaaataaaaaacatgatAATGGTGGATTCTCATTGAAGAAGAATAGTTACAAGTTAGGGTTCttatatacaaacatggtaacttGCACCATAAGAAAGCTAGACCCTAACACACCACATTGGAACTTTTAGTGTGTAACTAATTCTAACAACCAACTAACAGCATTATAACTGATTTTCAAGTTAGTTGGTGATGTGTGAATTGATTATCATCATGATTTAGTTTGGCATGATTTGCATGGTTCAATAAAAACCACTAATAAGAGTTGAAAAGTAAGAGCTGAAAAGTATAAGGAGTAGTTGttcaaaatttaataatttcaaaGATGACTTTTCATACATCTACCACATAAAGCCCGATTCATATTGCTAAGTTTTCAATCTTCATTACCTTCATCATAAATAAACAACAATTTCAATTCCTGTCCTAATAGAACACAAACTCAACCAATATGGTTATGCCTATTCCTTTCTTACTTTGCTCTCTTCAAATTCTCTTAATCATAACTTTAATATCTCAAACAATAGCTATACTTGTATATGACAATATAAACAATTCCCACTATATTTGTGATCAAAGCAACAACAAAGCTAACTACACAGCCAATAGCACCTATCACAAAAACCTCAACACACTCTTAACCACTCTCACTTCCAACACAGATATCAACTACGGTTTCTACAATTTTTCATTCGGCGAAAACAACGACAGAGTCTATTCAATTGGACTCTGTCGTGGTGATCTTTTGCCGACTGACTGTCGCCGTTGCCTCAGCGGCTCAAGATCAAATCTCACAAGTATCTGTCCAAATCAAAGAGAAGCAATTTTTTGGTCCGAAGACGAAAGATGTATGTTGCGTTACTCCGACCGGTTAATACTAGGTGTCATGGAAGATGTTCCTATGTTTTATTCAAATAACTTGGATGATTCAGTTGATGTTAATTTGTCTAATGAAGCGGTTACAACTTTGATGGATAATTTAACAAGTAAAGCTGTGAAAGGTGATTCTAGGACTAAATATGCTGCTGGAAGTTTACCTGGTTCGCAGTACGAGGTTATATATGGTTTGGTTCAGTGTACACCTGATTTGTCTGAGAATGATTGCAATTCatgtttggttgagaatcttcAACAAATTTCAGGTTGTTGTAAAGGTAAGATAGGTGGAAGGGTTGTTAGGCCAAGTTGTAACATGAGATTTGAAACATCTTATCTTTTTTATGAACCTCAAGCATCCCCGCCATCCCCGCCGCCGTCTCCTCCGCCTAACACCACCGGTAATAACACTAAACCTTGTTATATTAATTATGAActtatttgtattattttatgATCTCATACAGAGAGATTTGGTTTGTGCAGGAAAAAGCAATAAGAGTAGTACAATTGGCATTGCTGTGGCGGTCCCAGTTGCTATTgttgctttgatcttcatttttCTATGCATCTAAATTAATTCTATTAAATATTGTTATAGATAAGTTTGTGTATAATGCATGACTTTGAATTTATCAAATTGCAGTTAGATAATGCAAAAGGTTAATATCTATTTTCACCTCTGTTATATTGGTTTGGATTGAAAAATTCCCCTATCGAAAAAGAAGTTGTAAAAATGacctcaattaattttaaaagtttcatTTTAGTCTTTTATTAGATCACATTATCAAAAAGTCTAATGTGATCAGTGACGTTCTTGTTGGGAGCTGAAAGGGGCCGTAGTACTGCACCCCTAAAAAAAAAGCAATTTTTCTAATATAATACTGGTTGATCATTATTAATTATTAGATTTCTATTAGATTTTTAGTATCTGCAACTTTATCATTTCCATTTAGCATATATGTTATTATAGTACTATCACTAGTAATGAATCTTAAAAATAGTATTtgcataaaatattaaatataatttatagttaatttcaataatattatacatatttttttcaaGAATATTATACATAATTTATATGATATAAAAGATTAATGAGCTtttacttttctattttttagTTTACGGTGAACTAACAACCTATAATTATAATTGTTCAAATAATATTAAAGTATTATGtattaatttaaatcaatttagtatttcaAAAACTGAACCAATCTTCAAAACGGTAAGGATAATGGATTATTGATTTATTGACCGAACCACTTGGTTACATGTTAAACCACATAAAAAATTAGATTAAATCGAATAACTCGATTGAATAAACCGGTctatataacaaaattatattacTTATTAAACTAATTGAACCAAATGACTCGATTTCTGAAAAAATCACCATacctaaat from Vicia villosa cultivar HV-30 ecotype Madison, WI linkage group LG4, Vvil1.0, whole genome shotgun sequence encodes the following:
- the LOC131596543 gene encoding cysteine-rich receptor-like protein kinase 29 codes for the protein MVMPIPFLLCSLQILLIITLISQTIAILVYDNINNSHYICDQSNNKANYTANSTYHKNLNTLLTTLTSNTDINYGFYNFSFGENNDRVYSIGLCRGDLLPTDCRRCLSGSRSNLTSICPNQREAIFWSEDERCMLRYSDRLILGVMEDVPMFYSNNLDDSVDVNLSNEAVTTLMDNLTSKAVKGDSRTKYAAGSLPGSQYEVIYGLVQCTPDLSENDCNSCLVENLQQISGCCKGKIGGRVVRPSCNMRFETSYLFYEPQASPPSPPPSPPPNTTGKSNKSSTIGIAVAVPVAIVALIFIFLCI